A portion of the Mycoplasmopsis mustelae genome contains these proteins:
- a CDS encoding YneF family protein, whose amino-acid sequence MVSMTTLAFSLMIIFLCIGVALAAALVTFFVARNMFKKQLKENPPITEKQIRIMFQQMGRKASETQIRQIMRSMQGDDKK is encoded by the coding sequence ATGGTATCAATGACTACTCTAGCATTTTCATTAATGATTATTTTCTTATGTATTGGTGTTGCCTTGGCAGCGGCTTTAGTTACTTTTTTTGTAGCAAGAAATATGTTTAAAAAACAACTAAAAGAAAACCCACCAATTACTGAAAAGCAAATTAGAATTATGTTCCAACAAATGGGACGTAAAGCAAGCGAAACACAAATTAGACAAATCATGCGTTCAATGCAAGGTGATGATAAAAAATAA
- a CDS encoding zinc-binding metallopeptidase family protein, giving the protein MQRAEKFKQTLVQYLEIEAMSRFEEPVVDQLKRNIDLSKFKISRDKMGSVIFHKPSKKLNAVKVMIAAHMDEVGYMVRMIDKNGQLLLTPIGGIWASTVIGTKAKLLTSQNQTFLGVFGHTSIHIQTPEQIKNAMKNDELYADFGFKNQQHAVDSGVEIGDRVYMSGETVYFNDPDLIGGKAMDNRAGVAVLQEIANNVANLDLDIDLYLVGTVQEEVGTRGARTSVALINPDVAIALDTTSSHDTFGCIPGTTKLFVGVAIRVKDGGTLMDPKLINYLTQLATKYQISAYKFVAAGGGTDAKELQFAPGGAATVTISLPQRYLHSPIGVCAISDLLAASDLLINFIKDFNNEEYQKIKYN; this is encoded by the coding sequence ATGCAAAGAGCAGAAAAATTTAAGCAAACTTTAGTGCAATATCTAGAGATAGAAGCAATGTCTCGTTTTGAAGAACCTGTTGTAGATCAATTAAAAAGAAACATTGATTTAAGTAAGTTTAAAATTAGTCGTGATAAAATGGGGAGCGTCATTTTTCATAAACCAAGTAAAAAATTAAACGCTGTTAAAGTGATGATTGCTGCACACATGGATGAAGTTGGTTATATGGTGCGTATGATTGATAAAAATGGTCAACTCCTACTAACACCAATTGGTGGAATTTGAGCTAGTACCGTAATTGGGACTAAAGCGAAATTGTTAACCTCACAAAATCAAACTTTTCTAGGCGTTTTCGGTCATACTAGTATTCACATCCAAACGCCTGAACAAATCAAAAATGCAATGAAAAATGATGAATTATATGCTGATTTTGGCTTTAAAAATCAACAACATGCTGTTGATAGTGGTGTAGAAATTGGTGATCGTGTATATATGTCTGGTGAAACAGTTTATTTTAATGATCCGGATTTAATTGGTGGAAAAGCTATGGATAATCGTGCCGGAGTAGCAGTTTTACAAGAAATCGCAAACAATGTTGCTAATTTAGACTTAGATATTGATTTATATTTAGTAGGAACTGTGCAAGAAGAGGTTGGTACTCGAGGAGCGCGCACATCGGTTGCTTTGATTAATCCAGATGTCGCAATTGCTTTAGATACCACATCATCACATGATACATTTGGTTGCATTCCAGGAACTACAAAATTATTTGTTGGTGTTGCGATTCGAGTTAAAGATGGCGGAACTTTAATGGATCCAAAATTAATAAATTATTTAACTCAGCTTGCGACAAAATACCAAATTTCTGCTTATAAATTTGTTGCAGCCGGTGGTGGAACTGATGCTAAAGAACTACAATTTGCACCCGGCGGAGCAGCTACTGTTACAATTTCGCTACCACAAAGATACTTGCATAGTCCTATCGGAGTTTGTGCTATATCAGATTTATTAGCCGCTAGTGATTTATTAATCAACTTTATTAAAGACTTTAACAACGAAGAATATCAAAAAATTAAGTATAATTAA
- the rlmB gene encoding 23S rRNA (guanosine(2251)-2'-O)-methyltransferase RlmB, producing MKELLLCGKNTVLDAYNNGIKFKKIYLSKVENKHFFKNLANIEIKDLNFLNQLTNQNHQGFIALIDEIICKDLNYLIKKQPKCVLILDHIQDPHNFGAIIRTANAAGIKDIIFAKEKSVDLNATVLKISSGGFVGMNFYKVNSLSASISRLKKNGYWAYATTLDANALPHTQIIYNTPTIIIVGNEGDGVTKSVLSVCDQSVYIKQFGSVQSLNVSVATGIILFDLMNKINAN from the coding sequence ATGAAAGAATTATTACTGTGTGGGAAGAACACTGTTTTAGATGCTTATAATAATGGTATCAAGTTTAAAAAAATTTATTTATCTAAAGTAGAAAACAAACATTTTTTTAAAAATTTAGCGAATATAGAAATCAAAGACCTAAATTTTTTAAATCAACTCACTAATCAAAATCATCAAGGTTTTATTGCACTTATTGATGAAATTATTTGTAAGGATTTAAATTATTTAATTAAAAAGCAACCTAAATGTGTTTTAATTTTAGATCATATTCAAGATCCACATAACTTTGGTGCAATTATTAGAACTGCAAATGCTGCAGGAATAAAAGACATTATATTTGCAAAAGAAAAAAGCGTGGATTTAAATGCTACAGTGTTAAAAATTTCGTCGGGTGGTTTTGTTGGAATGAACTTTTATAAAGTTAATAGTTTATCAGCAAGTATTAGTCGACTCAAAAAAAATGGTTATTGAGCATATGCAACTACCTTAGATGCAAACGCTTTACCACACACTCAAATTATTTATAATACCCCAACAATTATTATTGTTGGTAACGAAGGAGATGGAGTAACAAAAAGTGTACTTTCGGTATGCGATCAAAGTGTTTATATCAAACAGTTTGGTAGTGTGCAGTCGTTGAATGTTTCAGTAGCAACCGGAATTATTCTTTTTGATTTAATGAATAAAATCAATGCAAACTAG
- a CDS encoding class I tRNA ligase family protein, with protein sequence MLKVYVCGPTVYNDVHIGNLRPILTMDLILKAARNLKIDFFFVHNITDIDDKIIQQAIKNQWSEVEISKKYAQNYLELLKILKVDTISKLEYVTENLDVIENFILKLSKLGHTYQKNGNVYFNVLKNQNNYGIVSNQKISHMIFDEEKSEFKEFAADFVLWKDTNIGVKYPSVFGFGRPGWHTECAALIDKNFNGTEIDIHGGGMDLTFPHHENENIQYWAATNNNITKEWIRNGQINLKGQKMSKSLQNIILAKDFLNQYSGDHLKLIFLLNSLTSSINIDDNLLNNVDVLLARIKKIFFLKHLNNSSSDFDFKQHQQAMQFLYQRQFSHFNKFINDLIKNINLYKNCNDINLLCKIFKDLAFDVADFNYQSHLSTYHQWQSLLQEKNYEQADLLRAELLRLKLI encoded by the coding sequence ATGTTAAAAGTTTATGTATGTGGGCCAACGGTTTATAACGATGTGCATATTGGTAATTTACGACCAATCTTAACGATGGATTTAATTTTAAAAGCTGCGAGAAATCTGAAAATAGACTTCTTTTTTGTGCATAATATCACCGATATCGATGATAAAATTATTCAACAAGCAATCAAAAATCAATGAAGCGAAGTAGAAATATCTAAAAAATATGCTCAAAATTATTTAGAGTTACTAAAAATTTTAAAAGTAGATACAATTTCTAAATTAGAGTATGTAACTGAAAATTTAGATGTTATAGAAAATTTTATCTTAAAACTCTCTAAACTAGGACATACTTACCAAAAAAACGGAAATGTTTATTTTAATGTTTTAAAAAATCAAAATAACTACGGTATAGTATCAAATCAAAAGATTTCTCATATGATTTTTGATGAAGAAAAATCCGAATTTAAAGAATTTGCAGCAGATTTTGTGCTTTGAAAAGATACAAACATAGGCGTAAAATATCCATCGGTTTTTGGCTTTGGTAGACCGGGTTGACATACTGAATGTGCTGCATTGATTGATAAAAATTTTAATGGAACAGAAATTGATATCCATGGTGGTGGTATGGATCTAACCTTTCCACATCACGAAAACGAAAATATTCAATATTGAGCCGCAACAAATAATAATATTACTAAGGAATGAATTCGTAACGGGCAAATCAATTTAAAAGGACAAAAAATGTCAAAGTCGTTGCAAAATATTATCTTAGCTAAAGATTTTTTAAATCAATATTCAGGCGATCACTTAAAATTAATTTTTTTACTTAATTCTTTAACTAGTAGCATTAATATAGATGACAACTTACTTAATAATGTTGATGTTTTATTAGCTAGAATTAAAAAAATCTTTTTTTTAAAACATCTCAACAACTCTAGTTCAGATTTTGATTTTAAACAACACCAACAAGCGATGCAGTTTTTATATCAACGTCAATTTTCGCATTTTAATAAATTTATTAATGATTTAATCAAAAACATTAACTTATATAAAAATTGCAATGATATTAATTTATTGTGTAAAATTTTCAAAGATTTAGCTTTTGATGTCGCTGATTTTAATTACCAAAGTCATCTATCAACATATCATCAATGACAAAGTTTACTGCAAGAAAAAAACTATGAACAGGCTGATTTATTACGCGCTGAGTTGCTTAGACTAAAGTTAATCTAA
- a CDS encoding putative cysteine peptidase: protein MDDNLKLDNSLISNIKNQIINKNKELKIDDSKFKLKRDYWYKISNIEDRSKSKDIFDAWSDADPNFRVSNEVPNSWWFRAKNTMEKIGYVEDDGVGLCEYIALSMMIEYMETFVTSGFITNKEYKQYFNVPKSGESGNEAILKHKYFMYNQPKDSFVWKLYKDSGMWKNVKSASWINEILMTFLKNKEIKNHIISEWSASWIHSSNPEDFLLKNNLPVMLAFANFNIGHNVVIYGYDKRTNKF, encoded by the coding sequence ATGGATGATAATCTAAAGTTAGATAATTCATTAATTTCAAACATTAAAAATCAAATCATCAATAAAAATAAGGAATTAAAAATAGATGATTCGAAATTTAAATTAAAAAGAGATTATTGGTACAAAATTAGTAATATAGAAGATAGGTCTAAATCAAAAGATATTTTTGATGCTTGAAGTGACGCTGATCCTAATTTTAGAGTTTCCAATGAAGTGCCTAATTCTTGGTGATTTAGAGCAAAAAATACAATGGAAAAAATTGGTTACGTTGAAGATGATGGAGTTGGTTTGTGTGAATATATAGCTTTATCAATGATGATTGAGTATATGGAAACTTTCGTAACATCTGGATTTATAACAAATAAAGAATATAAACAATATTTTAATGTGCCAAAAAGCGGAGAAAGTGGAAATGAAGCTATATTAAAACATAAATACTTTATGTATAATCAACCAAAAGATTCATTTGTATGGAAATTATATAAAGATTCTGGTATGTGGAAAAATGTGAAAAGTGCTTCATGAATAAACGAAATATTAATGACATTTTTAAAAAATAAAGAAATTAAAAATCATATTATTTCAGAATGAAGTGCAAGTTGAATACACTCATCGAATCCAGAAGATTTTCTTTTAAAAAACAATCTACCAGTTATGTTAGCGTTTGCAAATTTTAATATAGGACATAATGTTGTTATTTATGGATATGATAAAAGAACAAATAAATTTTAG
- a CDS encoding Mbov_0400 family ICE element protein, giving the protein MNEKVQKHFESLKPFKPYESVTFDRLENNFGVHPIIIFLDVYKDIYYYVKARSAINKYHHKRAKLEHEIKVPKARKGLFIHDSFVDTSEIYKISYEDLHQVFDEESIYYLETDFFTLQEINDLYTNIIRNLESKHPSVSLCHVFIDKNKNVCAKTLYACENFLKHDFEWVRQDATLTKKAREAKKTLLLDIQKNRNKNTKTLKELSDLAIWCKKEYKEALLEYHGRMNEQQKLTESFPEFCESCDLGSYCQGQLHEIRKGLETGLDISLYNNGLFDAWQMEEIRLGLQTGIDVSLYADPKLSWEQMRNKRQELSGDNFDHKTSYPEVK; this is encoded by the coding sequence ATGAACGAAAAAGTACAAAAACATTTTGAATCACTTAAACCTTTCAAGCCTTATGAATCAGTTACTTTTGATCGACTTGAAAATAATTTTGGGGTGCATCCTATCATAATTTTTTTAGATGTATATAAAGACATTTATTACTATGTTAAAGCGCGTAGTGCGATTAATAAATACCACCACAAACGCGCTAAATTAGAACATGAAATCAAAGTGCCGAAAGCCAGAAAAGGATTATTTATCCATGATTCATTTGTAGATACATCAGAAATTTATAAAATCTCCTATGAAGATTTACACCAAGTTTTTGATGAAGAATCAATTTATTATTTAGAAACTGATTTTTTTACCTTACAAGAAATTAATGATTTATATACTAATATTATCCGAAATTTGGAAAGCAAACATCCTAGTGTTTCTCTTTGTCATGTTTTTATTGATAAAAATAAAAATGTGTGTGCAAAAACCTTATATGCATGTGAAAATTTTTTAAAACATGATTTCGAATGAGTACGACAAGATGCAACTTTAACTAAAAAAGCTCGCGAAGCTAAAAAAACTTTATTATTAGATATTCAAAAAAATCGTAATAAAAATACCAAAACATTAAAAGAACTTTCAGATTTAGCCATCTGATGTAAAAAAGAATACAAAGAAGCCTTGTTAGAATACCACGGTCGCATGAACGAGCAACAAAAACTAACTGAAAGTTTTCCTGAATTTTGTGAAAGTTGTGATTTAGGTTCATATTGTCAAGGACAATTACACGAAATTCGTAAAGGATTAGAAACTGGATTGGATATTAGTTTATATAATAATGGGTTATTTGATGCTTGGCAAATGGAAGAAATTCGTTTAGGTTTACAAACAGGTATTGATGTTAGTTTATATGCAGATCCAAAACTTTCTTGAGAACAAATGCGTAATAAACGCCAAGAACTTTCGGGCGATAACTTTGATCACAAAACATCATATCCAGAAGTAAAATAA
- a CDS encoding putative immunoglobulin-blocking virulence protein — protein MKKRVLKINLIVLGAVLSSSVAGSVALANLTQTSASINYDNDLNSVPVIDARDNLDLKNGINSAKDFGLEQKSKVKEPEQPKPKEPIKIVEQPIEVKPIEQKPKPEIKPVPIPKPDQPKPQTKPSTPTIPVPPKPEVKQEVKPVPVPKPAVITPKPGTVKQVVSTDAGTFTVETQPLPPRVDKRSDVEKGIVNRVPYVAELTPDISNVTVTEANIKASVANGVKSLSQFNKLWTGIPGDRKSIGATYFDDYKRDGNAIIQTHLDNSPNELDLILQLWFKYRQLIESGNAKKYMFDSQQQYYEQWYNMPDTLSYIPPRGYDRTTLKVGHLWIAFNIDANKLTEVAPSVKADLSKGLYIGADDRNTYVNAQGQIDSYTRTPIFNKVTSEITRNNTQKRVFGFNSIYNRPGGQIESGDIPGWTKSNVTSQYEGKYGFSNSDGIKFTHYTRNADNNIPSNRKEATVVTVDFANESGYQKAKELIQKLVQNNEQITGYRFTNIGLSNSRQKIKDILSVLPHKLPLLELFFEGYNTDGLEALQDKEIDELGLYTSQNSLDERWAINPWALKNVAWVNTQDYNVSFDYAKNARVFTRITFDSLAFDEEDWVSEEDLTKINNGLRMAYVTRNNERIFQGSFGPGLKPDRNASGNSYPTGLDLSRIPQAKGLKNMIFYDEDKGQGSLRKLKRIVLYNNSETWETDTENMNLAQFDAILDKQTPMPRSKIIFSNGKGTKNILIKPKAQGATLNSTGLANLSTLINFSNGTFSGDKFKIFVPNNEVNLYNQLKSAGYRVDYQSNNLEFN, from the coding sequence ATGAAAAAAAGAGTTCTGAAGATTAATTTAATTGTTCTAGGAGCAGTTTTATCAAGTTCTGTTGCCGGTTCTGTGGCATTAGCTAATTTAACCCAAACATCAGCTTCGATAAATTATGATAATGACTTAAACAGTGTTCCTGTTATCGATGCAAGAGATAATTTAGATTTAAAAAATGGAATTAACTCTGCAAAAGATTTTGGTTTAGAACAAAAATCAAAAGTAAAAGAACCTGAGCAACCTAAACCAAAAGAACCAATTAAAATAGTTGAACAACCCATTGAAGTAAAACCTATTGAACAAAAACCAAAACCGGAAATTAAACCTGTACCAATTCCAAAACCAGATCAACCAAAACCGCAAACCAAACCATCAACTCCAACTATTCCGGTGCCTCCTAAACCGGAGGTTAAGCAAGAAGTAAAACCTGTACCTGTTCCAAAGCCAGCTGTAATAACTCCAAAACCTGGAACAGTTAAACAAGTAGTTAGCACTGATGCAGGTACATTTACAGTTGAAACTCAACCGCTACCACCTCGTGTTGATAAGCGAAGCGATGTTGAAAAAGGAATTGTGAATCGTGTTCCATATGTTGCGGAATTAACGCCGGATATATCTAATGTTACTGTTACTGAAGCGAATATTAAAGCGAGTGTAGCAAACGGAGTAAAATCTTTGAGTCAATTTAATAAATTATGAACCGGAATTCCGGGTGATAGAAAATCAATTGGTGCAACATATTTTGATGATTACAAAAGAGATGGTAATGCAATCATTCAAACGCATCTAGATAATTCACCGAATGAATTAGATTTAATTTTACAATTATGGTTTAAATATAGACAATTGATTGAATCTGGAAATGCTAAAAAATATATGTTTGATTCGCAACAACAATATTATGAGCAATGATATAACATGCCTGATACATTAAGTTATATTCCACCTCGTGGTTATGATCGTACTACTTTAAAAGTGGGTCATTTATGAATTGCATTTAATATTGATGCAAATAAATTGACTGAAGTAGCACCAAGTGTAAAAGCTGATTTAAGTAAAGGTTTATATATTGGTGCTGATGATCGTAATACATATGTTAATGCACAAGGTCAAATTGATTCTTATACCAGAACTCCGATCTTTAACAAAGTAACTTCAGAAATTACAAGAAATAATACTCAAAAACGTGTGTTTGGATTTAATAGTATTTATAATAGACCAGGCGGACAAATTGAAAGTGGTGATATTCCAGGATGAACCAAGTCTAATGTAACCTCTCAATATGAAGGTAAATATGGATTTTCTAATAGTGATGGAATTAAATTTACACATTACACAAGAAATGCGGATAATAATATTCCAAGCAATAGAAAAGAAGCTACTGTGGTAACTGTAGATTTTGCAAATGAAAGCGGTTATCAAAAAGCGAAAGAATTAATACAAAAATTAGTTCAAAACAACGAACAAATTACCGGATATCGTTTTACTAACATCGGTTTAAGTAATTCAAGACAGAAAATTAAAGATATTTTATCGGTGCTCCCTCATAAATTACCATTATTAGAATTATTTTTTGAAGGATACAACACTGATGGATTAGAAGCATTACAAGATAAAGAAATCGATGAATTAGGTTTATATACTTCACAAAATTCTTTAGATGAACGTTGAGCAATTAATCCATGAGCGTTAAAAAATGTTGCATGAGTTAATACTCAAGATTACAATGTAAGTTTTGATTATGCAAAAAATGCTAGGGTATTTACTAGAATAACCTTTGATTCATTAGCTTTTGATGAAGAAGACTGAGTTAGCGAAGAAGATTTGACTAAAATTAATAACGGTTTAAGAATGGCATATGTAACCAGAAATAACGAAAGAATTTTTCAGGGTTCATTTGGTCCGGGTCTAAAACCTGACCGTAATGCGAGTGGAAACTCGTATCCAACTGGATTAGATTTATCAAGAATCCCGCAAGCTAAAGGTCTAAAAAATATGATTTTCTATGATGAGGATAAAGGTCAAGGTAGTTTAAGAAAACTTAAAAGAATTGTTTTATATAATAATTCTGAAACTTGAGAAACAGACACCGAAAATATGAATTTAGCACAATTTGATGCAATCCTTGATAAGCAAACACCAATGCCAAGATCTAAAATTATTTTCAGCAATGGTAAAGGAACCAAAAATATTTTAATTAAACCAAAAGCACAAGGCGCTACCTTAAATTCAACCGGATTAGCAAACTTATCAACCTTAATTAATTTCTCAAATGGAACTTTTTCGGGCGATAAATTTAAAATCTTCGTTCCAAATAATGAAGTTAATTTATATAACCAACTAAAAAGTGCTGGTTATAGAGTAGATTATCAAAGTAATAATTTAGAATTTAATTAA
- the mip gene encoding Ig-specific serine endopeptidase MIP, translating into MKSILKKTKSLKQFLFINSTLITPIITIACTQNNSKTNNPTSLPEDKQIDKQKQKNNQDKSNMQDTGSKQKNLQKDRTEINESKDKDVKSPQNNYYDDTKTQQLITNKSFDELFNISPIDKSSILASKAIANTNESNFGFSRDLITIAIRDTRIKFKRINHIANDKNGTLELSFAFGDGGFVKNYTISGFQKQNVPDFLIPEAIANDKNSQKNYFNNLTTQQQYQYDWDLIKKFYPQKTTNITNAQKTQINTALAKLNIPNYDQLHSKGYTIAVNNNGKLTLQLPERPPIVISNWTDNLRHGGKLEDNTGLARTLVNQSYSDFAKQTYQMNISFYKFSSDPQQRKLLSQAFVYDIDLGELIKLLKDGATKDKIKQEFEKIKNIKEAWYVVQGEAEKQLIDDYQGQKDANNSDLSAVLYTQWIKSERQKVINKLNTINGLNENVKNRAINFVNTITDFRKLEKAEEQKEGNAGTASILDYQIPDNPNKYPTKFYFITNYHVVNGLASRDNFDISLTRLNDNGSFIGNTLKPLFYDQNFTSFKIDKEAFKVIVDGRDFLKFDPSLVANNTVANSNELVDFAIFEVDTTKIIDSYNRSAEQFAKELSNNYANLPDEKKVKIPTYDYLQKEGYQKIDAPLFVGQKDKKDVNDYDLLYIIGFPKSQNSQNGLVDFFLLEGPNAQYENEDLIKNARYSFSLWTNADRSLYKVADLENNRYAKNGGFLSTTNSLSEFMDRKGVFDRFIALPFVANKNTEKPTPQLIDSLDDNKHYYNAGLSFAVRDFNIGGGASGSPVRSKKNELIGLIDSTFFNSHVTIATALRSSGLDYQQAFGDYNLPQYDVVYGGGKDQKTSFKEKLATLYGNNIKTWLLKNGVSVTYPDYDFNKASTQGK; encoded by the coding sequence ATGAAATCAATTTTGAAAAAAACTAAATCATTAAAACAGTTTTTATTTATTAACTCTACATTAATAACACCTATAATAACAATCGCTTGTACTCAAAATAACTCAAAAACTAATAATCCAACTTCATTACCTGAAGATAAACAGATTGATAAGCAAAAACAAAAGAATAACCAAGATAAATCTAATATGCAAGATACAGGTTCAAAACAAAAAAATCTGCAAAAAGATAGAACAGAAATTAATGAATCTAAAGATAAAGATGTAAAAAGTCCCCAAAATAATTATTATGATGATACAAAAACCCAACAATTGATAACTAATAAATCTTTTGATGAATTATTTAACATCTCTCCAATTGATAAGTCATCTATTTTGGCTTCAAAAGCCATTGCAAACACCAATGAAAGTAATTTTGGTTTTTCAAGGGATTTAATAACTATTGCCATTAGAGATACAAGAATAAAATTCAAAAGAATTAATCATATTGCTAATGACAAAAATGGTACCTTAGAATTAAGCTTTGCTTTCGGTGATGGTGGTTTTGTTAAAAACTATACAATTAGTGGCTTCCAAAAACAAAATGTTCCTGATTTCCTTATTCCAGAAGCAATTGCAAATGATAAAAATTCACAAAAAAATTATTTTAATAATTTAACAACACAGCAACAATATCAATATGATTGAGACTTAATCAAGAAATTTTATCCACAAAAAACCACAAATATAACTAATGCGCAAAAAACACAAATTAACACTGCATTAGCTAAATTAAATATTCCGAATTATGACCAATTGCATTCAAAAGGTTATACAATCGCTGTAAATAATAACGGCAAATTAACCTTACAACTTCCTGAAAGACCACCAATTGTAATCTCCAACTGAACCGATAATTTAAGACATGGTGGAAAATTAGAAGATAACACCGGTTTAGCTAGAACGCTAGTAAATCAATCATATTCAGATTTTGCTAAACAAACTTACCAAATGAATATTAGTTTTTATAAATTTTCTAGTGATCCACAACAAAGAAAATTATTATCACAAGCATTTGTTTATGACATTGATTTAGGTGAATTGATTAAATTACTAAAAGATGGTGCAACAAAAGATAAAATTAAACAAGAATTTGAAAAAATTAAAAACATCAAAGAGGCATGATATGTAGTCCAAGGTGAGGCAGAAAAACAACTTATTGATGATTATCAAGGACAAAAAGATGCAAATAATAGCGATTTATCAGCAGTTTTATATACTCAGTGAATTAAATCGGAACGACAAAAAGTTATTAATAAACTGAATACAATCAATGGTTTAAATGAAAATGTTAAAAACAGAGCTATAAATTTTGTTAATACAATAACTGATTTTAGAAAGTTAGAAAAAGCAGAAGAACAAAAAGAAGGAAATGCCGGAACTGCTTCTATTTTAGATTATCAAATCCCAGATAATCCTAATAAATATCCAACAAAATTTTATTTTATTACTAACTACCATGTGGTAAACGGATTAGCTTCTAGAGATAATTTTGATATTAGTTTAACTCGTTTAAATGATAATGGTTCATTTATTGGTAATACCTTAAAACCTTTATTTTATGATCAAAATTTTACATCCTTTAAAATTGATAAAGAAGCTTTCAAAGTAATAGTAGACGGTCGTGATTTTTTAAAATTTGATCCATCATTAGTTGCAAACAATACTGTTGCAAATTCTAATGAATTGGTCGATTTTGCAATCTTTGAAGTTGATACTACTAAAATTATCGATTCATATAATCGTTCAGCAGAGCAATTTGCAAAAGAATTAAGTAATAATTATGCAAATTTACCAGATGAGAAAAAAGTTAAGATTCCAACTTATGATTACTTGCAAAAAGAAGGTTATCAAAAAATAGATGCTCCACTTTTTGTCGGTCAAAAAGACAAAAAAGATGTCAATGATTATGATTTATTATATATCATTGGTTTTCCTAAAAGCCAAAACTCTCAAAATGGTTTAGTAGACTTCTTTTTATTAGAAGGTCCAAATGCACAATACGAAAATGAAGACCTTATCAAAAATGCTAGATACTCATTTTCTTTATGAACTAATGCGGATCGTTCATTATATAAAGTTGCGGACCTAGAAAATAACCGTTACGCTAAGAATGGTGGATTTTTATCAACTACTAATTCATTAAGTGAGTTTATGGATCGTAAAGGAGTATTTGATCGCTTTATCGCGCTTCCGTTTGTAGCAAATAAAAATACCGAAAAACCAACTCCTCAACTAATTGATTCTCTTGATGATAATAAACATTATTATAATGCAGGTTTATCATTTGCAGTACGTGACTTTAACATCGGTGGTGGTGCCTCAGGTAGTCCAGTACGTAGTAAAAAGAACGAATTAATAGGATTAATTGATTCAACTTTCTTTAATTCACACGTAACAATTGCAACTGCATTGCGTTCATCTGGTTTGGATTACCAACAAGCATTTGGTGATTATAATTTACCACAATATGACGTTGTTTACGGCGGTGGAAAAGACCAAAAAACTTCATTTAAAGAAAAATTAGCAACATTATACGGAAACAATATTAAAACCTGACTTCTCAAAAATGGTGTGAGTGTTACATACCCAGATTATGATTTTAATAAAGCAAGTACACAAGGGAAATAA